The Methylomusa anaerophila genome has a segment encoding these proteins:
- a CDS encoding S41 family peptidase has translation MRLIKNIKLKLIIVSILAVSMAFGGSSLTAHQPVAAVGHEWLTAAAARSDVPVSAAPVIISGKQDIVKSYSINEINRYLSQMDSTDIAATVKLFRAIELVKSRYVGETATDTLMSGAVKGMVNSLGDPYSLYMDPKMYKEFTIGTKGSFGGVGIILGVKDQLLTVVAPIEGTPGEQAGILSGDRIVKVDGRDTKDMALDEAVNLIRGPEGSEVTLTISRAGQDLRDFTLVRSNIQLKTVDGKMMESDIGYIRLSMFNENTGDDLFKKLQELEGQGMKAVILDLRNNPGGLLEESVKVANNFVPKGPVVSVVAKDGSRQTFSSNLETPKFPLVVLVNGGSASASEIVAGAVQDTGAGKLIGTKTFGKGSVQTLLPLGGDSAIKLTIAKYFTPRDRSINGVGIEPDIIVEMPDFKENGKDLQLEKAIEVLKGN, from the coding sequence ATGCGACTCATCAAGAACATCAAATTGAAACTTATTATAGTTAGCATTCTCGCGGTCAGCATGGCCTTTGGCGGGTCATCCCTGACGGCGCACCAGCCGGTTGCGGCCGTCGGACATGAATGGCTCACGGCGGCTGCCGCCCGGAGTGACGTTCCTGTTTCCGCTGCTCCAGTCATTATTAGCGGCAAACAGGATATAGTCAAGTCCTACTCCATTAATGAAATTAACCGGTACTTGTCGCAGATGGATTCGACGGATATTGCCGCTACCGTAAAACTTTTCCGGGCCATTGAACTGGTAAAATCCAGGTATGTGGGAGAAACGGCTACCGATACTCTAATGTCCGGCGCCGTTAAAGGCATGGTCAATTCATTAGGCGATCCTTATTCCTTGTACATGGACCCCAAGATGTATAAAGAATTTACCATTGGGACGAAAGGGTCATTTGGCGGCGTAGGCATCATACTCGGCGTCAAGGACCAATTGCTGACGGTTGTGGCCCCCATTGAGGGAACGCCGGGAGAACAGGCCGGTATTTTGAGCGGGGACCGGATTGTTAAGGTTGACGGCCGGGATACCAAAGACATGGCACTTGACGAAGCGGTGAATTTGATTCGCGGTCCGGAGGGCAGCGAAGTAACCTTAACCATCAGCCGCGCCGGACAGGACTTAAGAGATTTCACCCTGGTCCGTTCCAATATCCAGCTTAAGACCGTTGACGGCAAAATGATGGAAAGCGATATCGGCTATATCCGCCTGTCCATGTTCAATGAAAATACCGGCGACGACCTTTTCAAGAAACTGCAGGAACTGGAAGGGCAAGGTATGAAGGCGGTTATTCTGGATCTTAGAAACAATCCGGGCGGGCTGCTGGAAGAAAGCGTAAAAGTAGCCAACAATTTTGTCCCGAAAGGTCCGGTGGTTTCCGTCGTTGCTAAAGACGGAAGCAGGCAAACCTTTTCCTCTAATCTGGAAACACCTAAGTTTCCATTGGTTGTCCTGGTTAACGGCGGCAGCGCCAGCGCTTCAGAAATCGTAGCAGGCGCAGTGCAGGATACCGGCGCAGGAAAACTGATCGGTACCAAGACCTTTGGCAAGGGGTCGGTACAGACGCTATTGCCGTTAGGCGGCGATTCCGCTATTAAACTTACCATTGCCAAGTACTTTACTCCCCGGGACCGTTCCATAAACGGCGTGGGGATTGAGCCGGATATCATAGTTGAGATGCCTGACTTTAAAGAAAACGGCAAAGACCTGCAACTGGAAAAAGCTATTGAGGTTTTAAAAGGGAATTGA
- a CDS encoding type II toxin-antitoxin system RelE/ParE family toxin, which produces MADKTYIVKITAQAEEQLQEIIKYIASELRVPKAALRLLDEIERAISSLSQFPQRIALTEEEPWRNSGIHKLPVKNFLIYFWIDEGNDKVQVTAVIYGQRDQIKQLSQMDME; this is translated from the coding sequence ATGGCGGATAAAACATACATCGTTAAAATCACCGCACAGGCAGAGGAACAACTGCAAGAAATCATAAAATACATTGCTTCTGAGTTAAGAGTTCCAAAAGCCGCCCTGCGTTTGCTTGACGAAATAGAAAGGGCAATTTCATCGCTTTCTCAGTTTCCGCAGCGGATTGCATTGACAGAAGAAGAACCGTGGCGAAACTCAGGCATTCATAAACTGCCTGTAAAAAACTTTCTTATTTACTTTTGGATTGACGAAGGAAATGACAAGGTACAGGTTACCGCCGTTATCTACGGCCAGCGTGACCAAATAAAACAGCTTTCTCAGATGGATATGGAATAA
- the uvrA gene encoding excinuclease ABC subunit UvrA: MKEQIVIKGARQHNLKNIDVIIPRDQLVVITGLSGSGKSSLAFDTIYAEGQRRYVESLSAYARQFLGQMDKPDVDYIEGLSPAISIDQKTTSRNPRSTVGTVTEIYDYLRLLFARAGRPYCPKCNKPISQQTVDQIVDQLIALGEGARLTIMAPVVRGKKGEHQKIVEDIRKQGFVRLRVDGEIRDVTEALNLEKNKKHTLEVVVDRIVVREGVQTRLADSLETALDLGGGVVNVAAAGTGELTFSQNFACVDCGISLPEIAPRMFSFNSPFGACPECTGLGNNLEIDPALVIPDPSKSLLDGAVAPFSKSSASYFMNQLEAVVEHYGHSVYDTWEQLPDNLKEVILWGAGPDKFTFHYENMYGEHKTYYTTYEGVIPILSRRHRESTSDYAREEIEEYMSSKPCPACRGARLKLEALAIRVGGKNIYEITRFTVADCQKFFAGLELTARETAIANQILKEINARLGFLLNVGLDYLTLDRAAGTLSGGEAQRIRLATQIGSGLVGVLYILDEPSIGLHQRDNNRLLATLKHLRDLGNTLLVVEHDEDTMYAADHIIDIGPAAGLHGGVVVAQGDIETIKATEQSITGQYLSGKKYIAIPATRRQSNGKWLEVVGARENNLKNLNVRFPLGVFTAVTGVSGSGKSTLVNEILYKGLASQLYRGSHNRPGVHDEIRGVEYIDKIIDIDQSPIGRTPRSNPATYTSLFDSIREVFSQTPEAKMRGYRPGRFSFNVKGGRCEACRGDGIIKIEMHFLPDVYVPCEVCKGARYNRETLEIHYKGKNIAQVLDMIVDEAVEFFRNIPKIHRKLQIMQDVGLGYMKLGQPATTLSGGEAQRIKLAAELARRSTGKTLYILDEPTTGLHTADIHRLLEVLQRLVDGGDTVVVIEHNLDVIKTADYIIDLGPEGGYRGGDIVAQGTPEEIAAVPVSYTGMFLKPVLERRLQKGPV, translated from the coding sequence GTGAAAGAACAGATTGTCATCAAAGGGGCCAGACAGCATAACCTGAAAAATATAGATGTCATCATACCCCGCGACCAATTGGTTGTTATCACCGGCCTCAGCGGCTCCGGCAAGTCCTCGTTAGCCTTTGACACCATCTACGCTGAAGGACAGCGGCGGTACGTGGAGTCCCTGTCGGCTTACGCCCGTCAATTTCTTGGTCAAATGGACAAACCGGACGTGGATTATATCGAAGGCCTGTCACCGGCTATTTCTATTGACCAAAAGACCACCAGCCGCAATCCCCGTTCGACTGTCGGCACGGTAACGGAAATTTACGACTACCTGCGTCTTTTGTTCGCCCGGGCGGGACGGCCGTACTGTCCTAAATGCAACAAGCCCATCAGCCAGCAAACAGTGGACCAAATAGTAGACCAGCTGATTGCTTTAGGGGAAGGGGCCCGGCTGACCATTATGGCGCCGGTGGTACGGGGAAAAAAGGGCGAGCATCAAAAAATAGTGGAAGATATCCGTAAGCAGGGTTTTGTGCGGTTGCGCGTTGATGGTGAAATCCGGGATGTCACCGAGGCGCTTAATCTGGAAAAAAATAAAAAACATACCCTTGAGGTGGTTGTTGACCGGATTGTTGTGCGGGAAGGGGTCCAAACCCGTCTGGCAGACTCTTTGGAAACGGCGCTTGATCTGGGCGGCGGTGTCGTGAACGTCGCCGCCGCCGGGACTGGCGAACTGACATTCAGCCAAAATTTTGCTTGTGTCGACTGCGGCATCAGTCTGCCCGAGATTGCCCCCAGGATGTTTTCCTTCAACAGTCCTTTTGGCGCTTGTCCCGAATGTACCGGCCTCGGCAACAACCTGGAGATTGATCCGGCTTTAGTAATACCTGATCCTTCCAAATCTTTGCTTGACGGAGCTGTTGCTCCCTTCAGCAAAAGCAGCGCTTCCTATTTTATGAATCAATTGGAAGCAGTGGTGGAGCATTATGGCCACTCTGTCTACGACACCTGGGAGCAACTGCCTGATAATCTGAAAGAGGTAATTCTGTGGGGAGCGGGTCCCGACAAGTTCACCTTCCACTATGAAAACATGTATGGCGAGCATAAGACTTACTACACCACATACGAAGGCGTTATTCCCATCCTCAGCCGGCGGCACCGGGAATCTACCTCAGACTATGCCCGGGAAGAAATTGAAGAATATATGAGCTCCAAACCCTGTCCGGCCTGCAGGGGGGCCCGTTTAAAGCTTGAGGCGCTGGCTATCAGGGTAGGGGGAAAAAACATCTATGAAATAACCCGGTTTACAGTGGCTGACTGTCAGAAATTCTTTGCCGGTTTGGAACTGACCGCCAGAGAGACGGCAATTGCCAATCAGATATTGAAAGAGATCAATGCCCGTTTGGGATTTTTACTGAACGTGGGCTTAGACTACCTGACCCTTGACCGGGCAGCCGGCACTTTATCCGGCGGCGAGGCCCAGCGTATCCGGCTGGCTACTCAAATCGGTTCGGGGCTGGTGGGAGTGCTCTACATTTTGGATGAGCCCAGCATCGGCCTTCACCAGCGGGACAACAACCGTCTCTTAGCTACCTTGAAGCACCTGCGGGACTTGGGCAATACGCTGCTGGTGGTGGAGCATGACGAAGACACCATGTACGCCGCCGACCATATCATTGATATTGGTCCGGCTGCCGGACTACATGGCGGCGTAGTAGTGGCGCAAGGCGACATTGAGACGATCAAGGCCACTGAGCAGTCAATAACCGGTCAATACTTAAGCGGCAAGAAATACATTGCTATCCCCGCCACGCGGCGTCAGTCCAACGGTAAGTGGCTGGAGGTGGTGGGGGCCAGGGAAAACAACTTAAAAAATCTCAATGTCCGTTTTCCGCTGGGAGTTTTTACCGCCGTTACCGGGGTATCCGGTTCCGGCAAAAGTACCCTGGTCAACGAAATACTGTATAAAGGGCTGGCCAGCCAGTTGTACCGCGGCAGTCACAACCGTCCCGGCGTCCATGACGAAATCCGGGGAGTGGAATATATCGACAAAATTATTGATATTGATCAATCACCCATTGGCCGTACCCCCCGTTCCAATCCGGCAACTTATACCAGCTTGTTCGACTCCATTCGCGAGGTATTCAGCCAGACGCCGGAAGCCAAAATGCGCGGTTACCGGCCGGGACGTTTCAGCTTTAACGTCAAGGGGGGGCGCTGTGAAGCCTGCCGGGGCGACGGTATTATCAAAATTGAAATGCATTTTTTACCTGATGTTTACGTTCCTTGCGAAGTCTGCAAAGGCGCCCGCTACAACCGGGAGACGCTGGAAATTCATTACAAGGGAAAAAATATTGCCCAGGTGCTGGATATGATTGTGGATGAGGCGGTGGAGTTTTTTCGCAATATCCCCAAAATACACCGGAAGCTACAAATCATGCAGGACGTGGGTTTGGGATATATGAAGCTGGGACAGCCGGCAACTACGCTGTCGGGCGGTGAAGCGCAGCGGATAAAACTGGCTGCCGAACTGGCCCGGCGCAGTACCGGCAAGACTCTCTATATTCTGGACGAACCGACTACCGGCCTCCATACCGCCGATATCCACCGCCTGCTGGAGGTCTTACAGCGCCTGGTGGATGGCGGTGATACGGTAGTTGTCATCGAGCACAATCTGGATGTCATCAAAACAGCCGATTACATCATTGATCTGGGGCCGGAGGGCGGTTACCGGGGCGGCGACATTGTCGCCCAGGGTACGCCGGAAGAGATAGCAGCCGTTCCTGTATCTTACACCGGCATGTTCTTAAAACCGGTGCTTGAACGCCGGCTGCAGAAAGGACCTGTTTAA
- a CDS encoding type II toxin-antitoxin system RelB/DinJ family antitoxin, with protein sequence MAIKTANVLARVEPDIKEKAESIMAKLGVPASVVINMLYKQIVMTKSIPFSLSLPAAPLALDEMDAAAFDAIMQKGLDEARADRSRPASEVFKELRRGL encoded by the coding sequence GTGGCCATAAAAACAGCAAATGTTCTCGCTCGTGTCGAGCCGGACATAAAAGAAAAAGCAGAATCTATCATGGCAAAGCTGGGAGTTCCGGCTTCCGTTGTAATCAACATGCTCTATAAACAAATTGTTATGACTAAAAGCATTCCGTTTTCCCTGTCGCTTCCTGCCGCTCCGCTGGCGTTGGATGAAATGGATGCCGCCGCATTTGACGCAATCATGCAAAAGGGGTTGGATGAAGCAAGGGCAGACCGTTCCCGTCCTGCTTCTGAGGTGTTTAAAGAGTTAAGACGGGGACTGTAA